The DNA sequence TCAGCCTTATCATTATATTTATTGCGTATGCTTTGGTGGATTCCAAATTTATTATAGCGCTTCTCTATATTGCCGATCATATCTTCTTTAATTTTGCTATTGCCATACGCACTTTTTTTCAAAAGATTGCAGAGCCTGAAGATATAGCTCCCAGCATGGCGGTTGGTTTCACCATCAATCATATAGCTGCGGTTGTTCTGCCCGTCATCGGCGGGCTGTTGTGGCTGATAGATTACAGGATTCCCTTTATCGCAGGTGCGGTACTCAGTCTGGTTTCGTTTCTTTTTGTGCAGTGTATCACGGCAGAACTCGAAAAGAACCAGGACAACGAAAAATCACCTCTCCAGAAACTATGATATCGAACAACTCAAACATCATCCTCATAGGCATGCCGGGCTCCGGGAAAAGTACCGTAGGCGTAATTCTAGCCAAACTGACTTCTAAAGGATTTATCGACGGTGATGTTCTCATCCAGACAACCGAGGGAAAAACGCTGCAGGACATAGTCAACGAGGATGGGCACATGGAGTTGCGCCGCATCGAAGAACGGGTGCTGCTGTCGATCAACTGCGACAATCATGTTATTTCCCCGGGAGGAAGCGCGGCCTACAGTTCGAAAGCCATGAATTATCTGCGTTCAAACGGTATCGTAGTCTTTCTCCATACTGACCTGGAAACACTGAGAGCGCGGATTAAGAACTATGAGACCAGGGGACTGGCCAAGGGACCGGATCAAACCTTTGACGATCTTTTCCGGGAAAGAATGGCCTTATATACCGAATATGCCGACATTACTGTGGAAACCAGTAGTAAAGCGCAGGAAGAAGTGGCTGAGGAAATACTCCGGCTGGCTCTGCAACAGGGAAATAATCTGTAAGGCACAGAAGTATATCAGCAATTTATCGGGAATGAAAAAGCATACCAGCAACTTCCAACATGCACGGTTGGCAAAGGAATACAGGACGATCCGTGCTATGATAAAAATCTATTGCCAAGCGCACCATACCTCTTCTATCGATATTGAACTCTGCGGGGAGTGCCTCAAACTACGTAACTATGCGCAACAGCGATTACAGAATTGCCCATTTCAACAAAACAAGCCGACCTGCGGTAACTGTACCATCCATTGCTATAAAAAAGAGATGCGGGAACAAATCAAGACCGTTATGAAGTATTCCGGTCCCCGGATGATTTACCGCCACCCAATCATGGCCTTTCGTCACCTGCTCGACGGACGGAGGAAGCCTGAAAGTGCAGAAAAATGAATAAATCCTTATCATGAATGTTTTTATTTCCGGCTCTTCTTCGATCCTGGCGTCGGCGCTAATCGAATCCTATTTCCAGAAAGGCTGTACGCTTTTCATCAACGATGAAATGCCTGAAGAGAGTGAGACAACAACAGATTTTCTTGAGAAAATAACAAATGGACAACATATGGATCTGGTCCTTCTCCTTCATGGAGAAGATTTTTTAACCGGCGGCCTGAGCCGAAGTAACCTACGTAGGAGAGCGAAACTGCAGATACAGTACACCACCAGTATCTGTCAGTATTTCAGCAGCCTGCCCCGCAAACCCCAAACCATACTGCTGGGATCATCCGCGCTGATCTACCAACAGGCAATGCAGGAAATGGCTGTCGAAAATTCACCCGCCGGCGGTGATTTTCCCGCTGATTTATTTCAACACTTGGAATCCTCAACCAGATCCGCAGAAATGAGTGGAATTCGAGTCCTCCACCTTCGTTTCGGCCAGCTCGTTTCCAGAACGGCAGAACCCGCTTTCCCACGACTTCCATTGTTCCGTCACTTTGTACCCTCGGTTTTTCAGGAGTCGAAATGCATGATAAGCTGGGTGAGCCAGGAAGACGCCATACGGGCAATCGCCTATATTTTGCAGGAAGAGGGAATTTCGAGTCCGGTGAATATCACCTCTGGAGATGTTCTTCCGAGATCTGAATTTTTTAAGACGGCAGTTGCAAAATTCAACCTGCGTAGAACTTTTCCCCTGCCGGCATCCCTCATTCGATTGCTCTCCGGCCGGGAAGCCGCAGACTTTCTGAAGGCAAGCACAAGGGTGATCCCCTTAAAGCTTATGGAATCCGGTTTTCTTTTTGAGGATATTTCCCTGCAGGAATACCTGCTGAAATAAAGATAACTCCGGCAAATACCGCGCCCCTTCCGTGCAGAAGGGGCGGGTTTTCGATTCAGTAAAAAACCTACCTGCCGGTGATGAGTTGAAGAGCTTCCTGGTAACGTTGCTGGGTTTTTTCCACTATTTCCCCAGGCAGTTTCGGCGGCGGTGGAGTTTTATTCCACTGCAGCGAAGAGAGGTAATCCCGGAGAAACTGTTTATCGTAGCTTGGCTGTCCTTTACCCGGCATATATCCCTCAAGAGGCCAGAACCTCGATGAATCCGGAGTAAGCACCTCGTCAATCAGGATGATTTCACCATTGTACTCTCCAAGTTCGAACTTTGTATCAGCTATGATAATCCCTTTGCTGCGCGCATAGTCAGCAGCTCTGGTATAGAGTTCAATACTGGCATGTTTAATCTTTCTTGAAATATCGCTGCCGATAATTTCCTCCATCTCCTGATATGAGATATTGACATCATGATCACCGATTGCAGCCTTAGTGGAAGGCGTGAACAGCGGCTCAGGCAGCTTGTCCGATTCCTGCAAGCCATCACCCAGATCAAAGCCACAGACCACATGATTTTTCTGGTAGGCATTCCAGAATGAGCCGGAAAGATAACCGCGCACAATGCATTCCACCGGTAGAGGCTTTGTCTTTTTGACAAGCATCGAGCGGTTCTCCAACTGCTCGCGGTATTGTCTGCACACTTCAGGATACTCATCCACATCGGCGCAGATAAGATGATTTTCGACCACATCTTTGAGCAGATCAAACCAGAAGATAGAGATCCGGGTAAGTATTTCTCCCTTGCCGGGTATGGCATCATCCATCACCACATCATAGGCGGAAATCCTGTCAGTGGCGACCATAAGCAGTTTGTCGTCATGTCCGTCGATGGCATACATGTCTCTTACCTTGCCCCGATGAACGAGGTCCAGGTCCGGGCATTCCGTGGTAAGTAATGGAGTTGTCATTTATTTTGCTCCTATCTGTCTGTTATAGTTTTCCAGCTTGATGGCATACTAAGCCAACAAAAGAGAAGTCTGGCCATTTTACCGTCAATTCCGGGCGTAATCCAGGTTGACGAAACTCATAAATCTGAGCAATTATAAATATTTTCTCATGTATTTGCAGTAACAAGAGACACCCAGGTCGCCACAAATAGAGCTACGCTTATAAATCCGTTCATCGAGAAAAATGCGGCGTGTATGCGAGATAGATCCGTAGGCCGCACCAAGCGATGCTGATAGAAGAGTGCGGCCGCCGCCAGCGCTATTCCTATATAGTAGAAGATATTGAGCTGAGCCTGAATCCCGGTCACGATAAAAAGAAGAAACGCCGATATGTGAAAGACGCCGGCCAGCCTGAAGGCATTTTTGCGACCCATTCTTGACGGCAGGGAATACAGTCTGGCCTTGCGGTCGAAATCGGCATCGAGACAGGCATAGATGGTGTCGAAACCGGCCACCCAGAAAAGCACGGCCAGAGAGAGAGCAAAAGGGTAGCCAACCAGACTGCCGGTAACGGCAACCCAGCCGCCAAGCGGAGAAAACGACAGGGCCAATCCCAGTACCAGGTGACACAGAGAGGTGAATCTTTTGGTCAAGGAGTAGAACAACGTCAGAAACAGTGCAAACGGCGAGAGGATCAGAGTCAGCATATTCAGATTGTAGCAGGCGAAAAAGAAC is a window from the Desulfopila inferna genome containing:
- a CDS encoding DUF1731 domain-containing protein, which gives rise to MNVFISGSSSILASALIESYFQKGCTLFINDEMPEESETTTDFLEKITNGQHMDLVLLLHGEDFLTGGLSRSNLRRRAKLQIQYTTSICQYFSSLPRKPQTILLGSSALIYQQAMQEMAVENSPAGGDFPADLFQHLESSTRSAEMSGIRVLHLRFGQLVSRTAEPAFPRLPLFRHFVPSVFQESKCMISWVSQEDAIRAIAYILQEEGISSPVNITSGDVLPRSEFFKTAVAKFNLRRTFPLPASLIRLLSGREAADFLKASTRVIPLKLMESGFLFEDISLQEYLLK
- a CDS encoding UbiA-like polyprenyltransferase, with product MFEKLSILLEMIKFKLTIFAMPFALMGAFLAAEGVPQFFVFTWIILAMIGARTCAMGFNRIVDREYDGVNPRTADRALPAGQIRLGEAWAMVIGAGLLFFFACYNLNMLTLILSPFALFLTLFYSLTKRFTSLCHLVLGLALSFSPLGGWVAVTGSLVGYPFALSLAVLFWVAGFDTIYACLDADFDRKARLYSLPSRMGRKNAFRLAGVFHISAFLLFIVTGIQAQLNIFYYIGIALAAAALFYQHRLVRPTDLSRIHAAFFSMNGFISVALFVATWVSLVTANT
- a CDS encoding phosphoribosylaminoimidazolesuccinocarboxamide synthase, translated to MTTPLLTTECPDLDLVHRGKVRDMYAIDGHDDKLLMVATDRISAYDVVMDDAIPGKGEILTRISIFWFDLLKDVVENHLICADVDEYPEVCRQYREQLENRSMLVKKTKPLPVECIVRGYLSGSFWNAYQKNHVVCGFDLGDGLQESDKLPEPLFTPSTKAAIGDHDVNISYQEMEEIIGSDISRKIKHASIELYTRAADYARSKGIIIADTKFELGEYNGEIILIDEVLTPDSSRFWPLEGYMPGKGQPSYDKQFLRDYLSSLQWNKTPPPPKLPGEIVEKTQQRYQEALQLITGR
- a CDS encoding shikimate kinase, encoding MISNNSNIILIGMPGSGKSTVGVILAKLTSKGFIDGDVLIQTTEGKTLQDIVNEDGHMELRRIEERVLLSINCDNHVISPGGSAAYSSKAMNYLRSNGIVVFLHTDLETLRARIKNYETRGLAKGPDQTFDDLFRERMALYTEYADITVETSSKAQEEVAEEILRLALQQGNNL
- a CDS encoding nitrous oxide-stimulated promoter family protein; translation: MKKHTSNFQHARLAKEYRTIRAMIKIYCQAHHTSSIDIELCGECLKLRNYAQQRLQNCPFQQNKPTCGNCTIHCYKKEMREQIKTVMKYSGPRMIYRHPIMAFRHLLDGRRKPESAEK